The Lycium barbarum isolate Lr01 chromosome 12, ASM1917538v2, whole genome shotgun sequence genome includes a region encoding these proteins:
- the LOC132622936 gene encoding uncharacterized protein LOC132622936: MEARVAAAISSSDDSQEVQELDVNSIYLDVVGGEKKRRVYGLGSQALTMYKDYNSATSCNIVTDRAADQERIKLLEEEMLRMKENQERILQERVEAEVQQRVEKEVSDRFKSMEDRWSHMMSVMGLSSRSSGSPTLPNRDSPNG; encoded by the coding sequence atggaggctagggTGGCTGCTGCTATAAGCTCATCAGATGATTCACAAGAAGTTCAAGAACTCGATGTAAATAGCATATACTTGGATGTTGTGGGTGGAGAGAAAAAACGACGTGTGTATGGATTGGGCTCTCAAGCTTTGACTATGTATAAAGATTATAATTCTGCCACTTCATGCAATATAGTGACTGATCGTGCTGCTGATCAAGAGCGCATCAAATTACTTGAGGAAGAGATGTTGCGAATGAAAGAAAATCAAGAGAGGATTCTTCAAGAGCGTGTAGAGGCGGAAGTGCAGCAACGCGTAGAGAAGGAGGTCTCGGATCGGTTTAAGTCTATGGAGGATCGATGGTCTCACATGATGAGCGTGATGGGTTTATCTTCTCGCTCATCTGGTAGTCCTACTCTCCCTAACAGGGACTCACCAAATGGTTAA
- the LOC132624471 gene encoding putative germin-like protein 2-1 has translation MALRFFVLGVLFGICFVVSLAADPSPLQDFCVTDSTSSVHVNGKVCKDPKLVEADDFFFSGLHLPGNTSNAIRFQITSAIIHGFNTLGIAIGRADFAPNGFSPPHTHPRGSEIVLVLEGRIEIGFVTSHPENRLFTKTLEVGDFFVVPQGLVHFQRNVGEANAATITAFSSQFPGLIRVSDATFGSDPKIPSDLLAKAFRIDEKTGSQIQKRFSG, from the exons ATGGCTTTAAGGTTCTTTGTGTTAGGGGTCTTGTTTGGAATTTGTTTTGTCGTGTCTTTAGCAGCTGACCCAAGTCCACTTCAAGATTTTTGTGTAACAGACTCCACAAGCTCAG TGCACGTGAATGGGAAGGTTTGCAAGGACCCAAAGCTTGTGGAAGCAGATGATTTCTTCTTCAGTGGCTTGCACTTACCCGGCAACACATCAAACGCAATCAGATTCCAAATAACTTCGGCAATCATTCACGGATTCAACACTCTTGGCATTGCCATTGGCCGTGCAGATTTTGCACCAAACGGATTCAGTCCTCCTCACACTCATCCTCGTGGCTCAGAGATCGTGCTTGTCCTCGAGGGTCGTATTGAAATCGGGTTTGTAACTTCACACCCGGAGAACCGTCTCTTCACGAAAACACTTGAAGTGGGTGATTTTTTTGTTGTTCCACAAGGTCTTGTACATTTCCAGAGGAATGTGGGCGAGGCTAATGCAGCTACCATTACGGCTTTTAGTAGCCAATTCCCTGGGCTTATTCGCGTTTCAGATGCTACTTTTGGATCGGACCCAAAGATTCCTAGTGATCTTCTCGCCAAGGCTTTTCGAATTGATGAAAAGACGGGAAGCCAGATACAAAAGCGTTTTTCTGGTTGA
- the LOC132621288 gene encoding non-specific lipid-transfer protein 1-like has protein sequence MVKVALLVVICMAAVAAHAEAAVSCGQVVSSLTPCINYVTKGGPLPAACCSGIKTLNGQATTTPDRQAACNCIKSAAGSISGINFGIAAGLPGKCGVNLPYKISPSIDCSTVQ, from the exons ATGGTGAAGGTAGCATTGTTGGTGGTCATATGCATGGCAGCAGTAGCTGCCCATGCAGAAGCAGCTGTTTCGTGTGGACAGGTCGTTTCAAGCCTAACACCATGCATAAACTACGTTACGAAAGGCGGTCCTCTTCCAGCAGCATGTTGCAGTGGGATTAAGACCCTCAACGGCCAAGCTACCACCACTCCTGATCGCCAGGCGGCTTGTAACTGTATTAAATCTGCTGCTGGAAGCATCAGCGGCATAAACTTCGGCATTGCTGCTGGTCTCCCTGGCAAATGTGGTGTCAACCTTCCCTACAAGATTAGCCCTTCCATTGACTGCTCCAC GGTGCAGTAA